One window of Epinephelus fuscoguttatus linkage group LG9, E.fuscoguttatus.final_Chr_v1 genomic DNA carries:
- the cdx1a gene encoding homeobox protein CDX-1a, with translation MYPNSQSARHPAQTLSLNSQYFPPPYDYTSYHHVPGVGDPSTSAWNSVYAPREEYPYSFPGSSPSAGQVSFCSPELSGTPTAAGGGSFTPYNFIAGQDPFSSRRKPHEPIRPSATGAKTRTKDKYRVVYTDQQRLELEKEFQYNRYITMRRKTELSMALSLSERQVKIWFQNRRAKERKINRKKLQHSQQASTTTPTPPALCGPTDTHITTSPSSNILSDTVSEEY, from the exons ATGTACCCCAACTCACAGTCGGCCAGACACCCGGCTCAAACGCTGTCACTGAACAGTCAGTACTTCCCGCCTCCGTATGACTACACCAGTTACCATCACGTGCCGGGAGTCGGTGACCCGTCGACAAGCGCCTGGAACTCCGTCTACGCTCCCCGGGAGGAGTATCCGTACAGCTTCCCGGGGTCAAGCCCCAGCGCCGGGCAGGTCAGCTTCTGCTCCCCGGAGCTGAGCGGCACGCCCACCGCCGCTGGAGGAGGGTCGTTCACGCCATACAACTTCATCGCCGGACAGGACCCCTTCAGCTCCAGGAGGAAGCCACATGAGCCCATCAGACCATCCGCCACAG GAGCAAAGACTCGCACTAAGGACAAGTACAGGGTTGTGTACACTGACCAGCAACGCCTGGAGCTGGAGAAGGAGTTTCAGTACAACCGCTACATCACCATGAGGAGGAAGACTGAGCTGTCGATGGCACTGAGCCTTTCTGAGAGACAG GTGAAGATCTGGTTTCAGAACAGACGTGCCAAAGAGAGGAAGATAAACCGGAAGAAGCTGCAGCATTCTCAGCAGGCCTCCACAACTACACCCACCCCGCCTGCACTGTGCGGACCCACTGACACCCACATCACCACCAGCCCCAGCAGCAACATTTTGTCCGACACAGTATCAGAGGAGTACTAG